One region of Novipirellula artificiosorum genomic DNA includes:
- a CDS encoding recombinase family protein, whose protein sequence is MDNWWEIGVPDPDAPALVRAVAYYRHSAQDRQENSIPIQQDQVRAWAMEHGVEIIREFCDAGRSGLNSEGRPAFTEMMEEWIAKRDDFEYVLCLDVSRWGRFQDIDLSAQFSAICKKNGKQVIYTTIGKPKENDPLYPVYVQFERFRAAQYSRELSDKVWRGCVKIAEQGYLAGGPPPYGLSRLLLDEKREPLHVLEAGQHKGIQNQRVTLVEGPPEEVAVIRRIFNEFVEEGFSEYRIAEGLNDDGIPSPRGGRWGAGSVIARLRKEKYAGTMVYNQTSGKLKTPKHPNPPEQWVRTPEAFTGVIDIELYLRAQEILEKRKQRYDPDYMLRQLDSLYRSHGMVRPGLLRLNDDLPSSGSYGRQFGSLDQAFQKLFDGERDKARETVQDQIRSHVPETLAYSDFLVLDQKLTVSIQPAVPIPHGYESYWPLRRDTRPVIDMTLGVLLSEPADFKILGFIALPRFGSDSKPLRFTSSSTRTELFGRTDLNFLQQLL, encoded by the coding sequence TTGGATAACTGGTGGGAAATCGGTGTGCCCGATCCGGATGCGCCTGCGCTCGTTCGAGCGGTGGCGTATTACCGGCACTCGGCACAAGACCGACAAGAAAACTCGATACCGATTCAACAGGATCAGGTTCGGGCGTGGGCGATGGAACACGGCGTCGAGATCATTCGTGAGTTCTGTGACGCAGGACGATCGGGGCTGAATTCCGAAGGACGACCGGCCTTCACCGAAATGATGGAAGAGTGGATCGCTAAACGCGATGACTTTGAATACGTTTTGTGTTTGGATGTCAGTCGTTGGGGGCGGTTTCAAGACATTGACTTGTCGGCGCAGTTCTCGGCGATCTGCAAGAAAAACGGTAAGCAGGTTATCTACACGACGATTGGCAAGCCGAAAGAGAACGATCCGCTCTATCCGGTTTACGTTCAGTTCGAGCGGTTCCGCGCTGCTCAGTACAGTCGCGAATTGAGTGACAAGGTTTGGCGCGGCTGCGTAAAAATAGCCGAGCAAGGCTACCTGGCCGGCGGTCCGCCGCCATACGGTTTGTCGCGGCTATTGCTCGATGAGAAGCGCGAACCGCTTCATGTGTTGGAGGCTGGCCAGCACAAGGGCATTCAAAATCAACGGGTGACGCTGGTCGAAGGGCCGCCAGAAGAAGTCGCCGTGATTCGCCGGATTTTCAACGAGTTCGTTGAGGAGGGGTTCTCGGAATATAGGATTGCCGAGGGACTCAACGATGACGGTATTCCTTCTCCGAGAGGCGGGCGGTGGGGCGCCGGCAGTGTGATCGCTCGACTGCGAAAAGAGAAGTACGCCGGCACGATGGTTTACAACCAAACCTCCGGAAAACTGAAAACGCCAAAGCATCCAAACCCGCCGGAGCAATGGGTTCGGACACCGGAAGCTTTTACGGGCGTCATCGACATCGAACTGTACTTGCGTGCTCAGGAAATCCTTGAGAAACGTAAACAGCGATACGACCCGGACTACATGCTGCGGCAGCTTGACTCACTGTACCGATCGCACGGCATGGTGCGGCCTGGATTGTTGCGTCTCAATGATGACTTGCCATCATCGGGATCGTACGGGCGACAATTTGGCTCGCTCGACCAGGCATTCCAAAAACTCTTCGATGGTGAACGGGACAAGGCTCGCGAGACGGTTCAGGACCAGATTCGAAGCCATGTACCTGAAACGCTGGCGTACTCCGACTTCTTGGTGCTCGACCAGAAGTTGACCGTTTCGATTCAGCCCGCCGTTCCGATACCGCATGGCTACGAATCGTACTGGCCACTTCGCCGAGATACAAGGCCGGTCATCGACATGACGCTCGGCGTCCTTCTTTCCGAACCCGCAGACTTCAAGATTCTCGGGTTCATTGCCTTGCCTCGATTCGGATCGGACTCCAAGCCGCTGCGCTTCACCAGCTCATCGACCCGCACCGAACTGTTCGGACGGACCGATTTGAACTTTCTTCAACAACTCCTTTAA
- a CDS encoding serine/threonine-protein kinase produces the protein MSEDSNGPITATDHSRSETPTRALEAGMAAAFGGQDSLTTPPIHQSVLRTICSGLSNVPRVILKSGLHPEGDPIVRTKSTEIPITSPDSRYRVDGEIARGGMGAILKGHDIDLGRDLAIKVLLDSHKDKPEVIQRFIEEAQIGGQLQHPGIAPVYELGQFSDKRPYFSMKLVKGKTLSVLLSDRESPTEDRARFLAIFEQICQTMAYAHSRGVIHRDLKPSNVMVGAFGEVQVMDWGLAKVLSEGGVADERKALSAHQGTSIIETIRSHGSGDTPGLVGSQTQLGSVLGTPAYMSPEQALGEVDRLDEHADVFGLGAILCEILTGKPPYVADHSTEVFRMATRGKLADCFERLAKTGADQELSKLVHVCLEIEPADRLRDAGVVSNRISEYLETVDQRLRKAELDTITSETRATEERKRRKVVMALAASLIALITIAGGSWNWKQNQQNQIAMVAMKEREDRERIIVKELSAANALAGDLESDAKTDPELLSRALECVRRAKKLLEGNEVDPELDTQVQNLASALETRLLDQTLLAELENIWEWEMQQYVEQTEHLRRLAESGRERFPDDFFNLPPPVPRNSFCLRSLGIDGAAERYERAFSDWGLHINEEESTEFEKRISSLPEQLRECIIVSLERWQRSLDTPLPIEKSKNRNWSILMPTKVSSPGGDSLEILGDMSILASGEHPEHGYELTFETSQKVITAVRLEALTHDSLPNGGPGRSATGYFAVPGILMAVASKSDPSKRELLKLRSAVADMSSIRYPMSTMRWNSGGSGGESMTAVFETDVAVTSDSGFLFFMNTGYRTHSKVERANLGSFRLSVCSNDSNYKKSDWLSRLVSRADNDQWRRAYREVIDNDDIVEFLDLLREKDAFNRQPAIVRTDVVELMKRAEIAPKLMEILSQNEWKTTRPTMLEATSGASLKWSAESGIAVDGIMPERDEYQISFPVEPRPIRAILVETMPDSTRENSSAGRAGEGFSISDIDLSRCSGFDQGKDTNVPIADAFCSYDADQNMEIYRAFDNDSQTRWQVHDGKTKRVAVFLLDDRTPFDTDTLRVCLATGKPGMENALLGSFRIQICYDDIEIPDPADLSLGILEDACRANPGDYWASLSLARSLLHQSQIRPVLSNDAMAIRCAAAALALRPDKAVTHIAFADSLVSPLLRNAGEVSQDNIELAAYHYQKAIGLGMSTSTITDRFQAFLGEVLPASEDVRFGDSVSLVRLAEAMDPEGRRTAIFGYKAWALAYACGEDPSLEEEAFRVSKRYQELYPKHPWPWSTLGIVEYYRGNIEKAREAFDKSYEMTELNPNMELNGYDWFWMSMVMAKQGETEEAKQHYDKAVEWMGENPSEEKLLQYVRNQASRVLAIDEAK, from the coding sequence ATGAGTGAAGACAGCAACGGTCCGATCACAGCCACCGATCATTCCAGATCAGAAACGCCGACTCGTGCATTGGAAGCCGGAATGGCGGCTGCCTTTGGCGGGCAAGATTCGTTGACAACGCCGCCAATTCATCAAAGCGTCCTGCGGACAATCTGTAGCGGATTGTCCAATGTTCCCCGCGTAATTCTGAAAAGCGGTTTGCATCCCGAAGGCGATCCGATCGTGCGGACGAAGTCGACCGAGATTCCCATCACGAGCCCGGATAGTCGTTACCGCGTCGATGGTGAAATTGCTCGCGGCGGTATGGGAGCCATTCTTAAAGGACATGATATCGATCTGGGACGCGACTTGGCCATCAAAGTCTTGCTGGATTCGCACAAAGACAAACCCGAAGTGATTCAGCGATTTATTGAAGAGGCTCAGATCGGCGGCCAGCTTCAGCATCCTGGCATTGCGCCCGTCTATGAATTGGGGCAATTCTCCGACAAACGCCCGTACTTCAGCATGAAGTTAGTCAAAGGAAAGACGCTGTCAGTGCTGCTTTCGGATCGTGAATCACCAACCGAGGATCGAGCCAGATTCCTCGCCATTTTCGAGCAGATCTGCCAAACGATGGCCTACGCCCACAGTCGCGGAGTAATCCACCGCGATTTGAAACCGTCGAACGTGATGGTCGGTGCTTTTGGTGAAGTTCAAGTCATGGATTGGGGGCTAGCCAAGGTTCTCAGCGAAGGTGGAGTTGCGGACGAGCGTAAGGCACTCAGTGCGCATCAAGGCACCAGCATTATTGAAACGATTCGCAGTCACGGCAGCGGCGACACACCGGGACTGGTGGGGTCTCAAACTCAGCTCGGTAGCGTTTTGGGCACGCCGGCCTACATGTCGCCGGAGCAAGCGCTGGGCGAAGTCGATCGCTTAGACGAACATGCGGACGTGTTTGGTTTGGGCGCAATCCTCTGTGAAATTCTGACGGGTAAACCGCCTTACGTGGCCGATCATTCCACAGAAGTGTTTCGCATGGCGACCCGGGGCAAACTTGCCGATTGCTTCGAGCGTTTAGCCAAGACCGGCGCGGATCAAGAACTGAGCAAACTGGTGCATGTTTGTTTGGAGATTGAACCAGCAGATCGCTTGCGAGACGCCGGTGTGGTGTCCAACAGAATTTCCGAATACCTCGAAACGGTTGATCAGCGTCTTCGAAAGGCGGAACTAGACACCATCACATCGGAGACCCGCGCAACCGAGGAACGTAAACGCCGCAAGGTGGTCATGGCACTCGCGGCGTCGCTCATCGCGCTGATCACCATAGCCGGGGGAAGTTGGAACTGGAAACAAAATCAGCAGAATCAAATCGCAATGGTTGCTATGAAGGAGCGAGAGGATCGTGAACGGATAATAGTCAAAGAATTATCGGCGGCTAATGCTTTGGCGGGCGATTTAGAATCGGATGCAAAAACCGATCCCGAGTTACTGTCCCGCGCTCTTGAATGCGTACGCCGAGCCAAGAAATTGCTTGAAGGCAACGAGGTCGATCCCGAACTGGATACGCAGGTGCAAAACCTTGCATCCGCATTAGAAACCCGCCTTCTTGACCAGACCCTTCTCGCCGAACTCGAGAACATCTGGGAATGGGAGATGCAACAATATGTTGAACAAACGGAGCACCTCAGGCGACTGGCTGAATCGGGACGTGAGAGATTTCCTGACGATTTCTTCAACTTGCCCCCTCCCGTACCGAGAAACTCGTTTTGTCTTCGGTCGCTTGGGATAGACGGGGCTGCCGAACGGTATGAGCGTGCTTTCTCTGATTGGGGATTACACATAAATGAAGAAGAGAGTACTGAGTTTGAGAAGCGAATCTCCAGTTTGCCAGAGCAACTACGAGAATGCATCATCGTGTCTCTTGAACGTTGGCAAAGATCTCTTGATACGCCATTGCCAATTGAAAAATCAAAGAACAGAAACTGGTCGATTCTCATGCCAACGAAAGTATCATCGCCTGGTGGAGACAGCTTGGAAATTCTTGGTGACATGTCGATTCTAGCCAGTGGTGAACACCCGGAACATGGATATGAGCTTACATTTGAAACGAGTCAAAAGGTCATCACTGCTGTCCGCCTTGAGGCACTGACGCATGACTCGCTTCCAAATGGCGGTCCAGGTCGATCAGCAACAGGATATTTTGCCGTGCCCGGTATCTTAATGGCCGTAGCGTCAAAATCGGATCCTTCAAAACGGGAGTTGCTGAAACTACGCTCGGCTGTCGCAGACATGTCCTCAATTCGGTATCCGATGAGTACGATGAGATGGAATAGTGGCGGAAGCGGTGGTGAGTCGATGACCGCAGTATTTGAAACAGATGTAGCTGTCACCAGTGATTCAGGATTTCTTTTCTTTATGAATACTGGCTACAGAACACACAGTAAAGTGGAGCGAGCGAATCTGGGTAGCTTTCGTCTGTCCGTTTGTTCAAACGACTCGAATTACAAAAAGTCTGATTGGCTGAGTCGTTTGGTTTCCCGAGCCGACAATGATCAGTGGAGACGAGCATATCGTGAAGTCATTGATAATGACGACATAGTTGAGTTTCTTGATTTATTGCGTGAAAAAGATGCATTCAATCGTCAGCCTGCAATCGTTCGTACCGACGTGGTTGAATTGATGAAGCGAGCAGAAATTGCGCCCAAGTTGATGGAGATTCTTAGCCAAAACGAGTGGAAGACCACTAGGCCGACAATGCTCGAAGCAACAAGTGGTGCATCATTGAAGTGGAGCGCAGAAAGCGGAATCGCCGTTGATGGCATTATGCCAGAGAGAGATGAATATCAGATTTCGTTTCCAGTTGAACCTAGGCCCATTCGCGCGATCCTGGTCGAAACGATGCCTGATTCTACTCGCGAGAATAGCAGTGCTGGCCGAGCTGGAGAAGGGTTTTCCATATCAGACATTGATTTGTCGCGATGCAGCGGTTTTGATCAGGGGAAGGATACCAATGTTCCAATAGCTGATGCTTTCTGCAGCTACGATGCCGACCAAAACATGGAGATATATCGTGCGTTTGATAATGACAGTCAAACACGCTGGCAGGTTCATGATGGGAAGACTAAGCGAGTGGCTGTGTTCTTGCTGGACGATCGGACGCCATTTGATACAGATACATTAAGAGTGTGTTTGGCAACTGGAAAACCAGGTATGGAAAATGCCCTTCTAGGATCTTTTCGAATCCAGATTTGCTACGATGACATAGAAATTCCGGATCCAGCGGATTTGTCATTAGGGATTTTGGAAGACGCATGTCGTGCCAATCCAGGAGATTATTGGGCCAGCCTTTCGTTAGCTCGTTCGCTATTGCACCAATCACAGATTCGTCCCGTTTTGTCTAATGACGCAATGGCTATTCGATGCGCTGCTGCAGCGTTAGCGTTAAGGCCAGATAAAGCAGTGACGCACATTGCGTTTGCCGACTCACTGGTCTCGCCGCTTTTGCGAAACGCAGGCGAAGTCAGCCAGGACAATATTGAGTTGGCGGCATACCATTACCAGAAGGCTATTGGCCTAGGAATGTCAACCTCAACCATTACTGATCGATTTCAAGCTTTCCTAGGTGAGGTTTTGCCAGCATCTGAGGACGTTCGATTCGGTGACAGTGTCTCGTTGGTGCGACTCGCTGAGGCGATGGATCCAGAAGGAAGGCGAACCGCTATCTTCGGCTACAAGGCGTGGGCTCTCGCTTACGCTTGCGGAGAAGACCCATCGCTGGAGGAGGAAGCGTTTCGAGTTTCAAAACGATACCAGGAACTGTATCCAAAACACCCATGGCCATGGTCTACCCTTGGAATCGTCGAGTACTACCGAGGCAACATTGAGAAGGCACGTGAAGCTTTTGATAAATCCTATGAGATGACTGAACTCAATCCAAATATGGAGCTGAATGGATACGATTGGTTTTGGATGTCGATGGTAATGGCAAAGCAGGGAGAAACGGAGGAAGCAAAACAGCATTATGACAAAGCTGTAGAATGGATGGGCGAAAACCCTTCAGAGGAAAAGCTTCTTCAGTACGTCCGTAATCAAGCGTCGAGAGTATTGGCGATCGACGAAGCAAAGTAG
- a CDS encoding recombinase family protein → MRREQLKIVRCAIYTRKSTDIGLEQEFNSLDAQRDAGEAFIASQRHEGWECIDTRYDDGGFTGGNLDRPAMRRLMEDIEAGKIDCVVVYKVDRLSRSLMDFSRLMETFDKHEVAFVSVTQQFNTASSMGRLILNVLLSFAQFEREMISERTRDKIAATRRKGKWCGGIPILGYTVEDTKLIVVPHEAQRVRQLFDLYLQTRSLIETAKEANKRAWRTKQWTTKKGTIRGDCEFNKNRIHQLLTNVTYLGKLTYKDEVHEGQHEAIVDTETFDRVARSLKRNGRTGMMQASTNFDGMLRGILRCAGCNRIMLHTSTGRGPKRYRYYVCGKADKQGYEACDSPSIPAGQIEDFVVKELRTIAADDELIRNIYDRTHEQEREKTTDQRKEMNSLRECIRNDYEELNHFATNKASLDHIATVQERITDNEQRYNLLKRSIDQHRDETISHAEIRDALHQFDDMWDAMSRKERCRLIELIIQTVNFDGVAGTIDIIFQTTGIKTLGQGFDLLESAK, encoded by the coding sequence ATGAGACGCGAGCAACTCAAGATTGTCCGGTGCGCCATTTACACTCGGAAGTCAACCGATATAGGACTCGAACAAGAGTTCAACAGTCTGGACGCGCAACGCGATGCCGGTGAAGCATTCATCGCCAGCCAACGGCATGAAGGCTGGGAGTGCATCGACACGCGATACGACGATGGCGGCTTTACCGGCGGAAACCTCGACCGGCCGGCGATGAGACGACTGATGGAAGACATTGAGGCCGGCAAGATCGACTGTGTCGTCGTCTACAAGGTAGATCGCCTCAGCCGTTCATTGATGGACTTCTCACGCTTGATGGAGACGTTTGACAAACACGAGGTTGCCTTTGTCTCAGTGACTCAGCAGTTCAACACGGCCAGCAGCATGGGACGGCTGATCCTCAACGTTCTGCTCTCGTTCGCCCAGTTTGAGCGAGAAATGATCAGCGAGCGGACCCGCGACAAGATCGCCGCCACACGCCGCAAAGGCAAGTGGTGCGGTGGAATCCCAATCCTCGGCTACACCGTCGAAGACACCAAACTGATCGTCGTGCCGCACGAGGCCCAACGGGTTCGCCAGTTGTTTGACCTCTATTTGCAAACACGGTCGTTGATCGAGACCGCCAAAGAAGCGAACAAGAGAGCTTGGCGAACCAAACAATGGACAACGAAGAAAGGCACCATTCGCGGCGACTGCGAGTTCAATAAGAACCGTATCCACCAGCTTCTCACCAACGTCACTTATCTCGGCAAGCTGACCTACAAAGACGAAGTTCACGAAGGCCAACACGAGGCGATCGTCGACACGGAAACTTTCGACCGGGTCGCACGATCGCTTAAACGCAACGGCCGCACAGGCATGATGCAAGCCAGTACCAATTTTGACGGCATGCTCCGAGGCATCCTTCGCTGCGCAGGATGCAACCGTATCATGTTACACACATCCACCGGCCGCGGCCCCAAACGCTATCGCTATTACGTCTGCGGCAAAGCCGACAAGCAAGGATACGAAGCCTGCGATTCACCGTCAATTCCTGCCGGCCAAATCGAGGACTTCGTCGTCAAGGAACTGCGGACTATCGCCGCTGACGATGAACTCATCCGCAATATTTACGACCGGACCCACGAGCAAGAGAGGGAAAAGACAACGGACCAACGCAAGGAAATGAACTCGCTACGAGAATGCATCCGCAACGACTACGAAGAACTGAATCACTTCGCCACGAACAAGGCTTCGCTAGACCACATCGCCACTGTACAGGAGCGAATTACCGACAACGAACAGCGATACAACTTGCTGAAACGTTCGATTGACCAGCATCGCGACGAAACGATCAGTCATGCGGAAATCCGCGACGCTCTCCATCAGTTCGACGATATGTGGGATGCAATGTCCCGGAAAGAACGGTGCCGATTGATCGAGCTTATCATCCAAACGGTGAACTTCGACGGAGTGGCGGGCACGATCGACATCATCTTTCAAACCACTGGAATCAAGACACTCGGCCAAGGCTTCGACCTTTTGGAGTCAGCCAAATGA
- a CDS encoding ParB/RepB/Spo0J family partition protein: MSANGQNGKPVHGIDVSIVKLVPRNERKVAKKYRQRIEASLRAVGLIDPLIVYPLEDGYEILDGALRYRILLDLGIETVPCLVHNTRDGFTGNRMVNQLSASQEMRMLRKSLEELDEKTIANALGMQSIGHRLNKGLLAKLHPEVVKAFNGNKINLQTARELVNVKQDRQHEILKLMQSCNDYSTTFARGLVLKTPAGKRANTNATRTPWTQADEKKSQLLKKLREAEQQQNFYSGLYRQYTTNLLKLIIYVRTLLNNVEVKTYLLAHHAELAQVFEEILESTEG, encoded by the coding sequence ATGAGTGCCAACGGACAGAACGGTAAACCGGTTCACGGCATCGACGTCTCGATCGTCAAACTGGTGCCACGAAACGAACGCAAGGTCGCCAAAAAGTATCGACAACGGATCGAGGCAAGTCTGCGAGCTGTAGGGTTGATCGATCCGCTGATTGTCTATCCGCTCGAGGATGGATACGAGATTCTCGACGGAGCACTTCGCTATCGGATTCTGTTGGACCTGGGGATTGAGACGGTGCCGTGCTTGGTTCACAATACCCGCGACGGATTCACTGGCAACCGGATGGTCAACCAATTGAGCGCGTCGCAGGAAATGCGAATGCTTCGCAAGTCGCTTGAAGAGCTCGATGAGAAGACGATTGCGAATGCTCTTGGTATGCAAAGCATTGGTCACCGGCTCAACAAAGGCCTTCTCGCCAAACTTCATCCCGAGGTGGTGAAGGCGTTCAATGGTAATAAGATTAACTTGCAAACCGCTCGCGAGTTGGTCAACGTCAAACAGGACCGCCAGCACGAGATCCTCAAACTAATGCAGTCGTGCAACGACTATAGCACGACGTTCGCACGGGGGCTGGTGCTGAAGACGCCGGCGGGGAAGCGGGCGAATACGAACGCGACGAGGACGCCGTGGACACAGGCCGACGAAAAGAAGAGTCAACTACTCAAGAAGCTACGAGAAGCCGAACAGCAACAGAATTTCTATTCGGGGCTTTATCGCCAGTACACGACAAACTTGTTGAAACTCATCATTTACGTCCGCACGTTACTCAATAATGTCGAGGTGAAAACGTATCTGCTGGCTCATCATGCTGAGCTGGCGCAGGTCTTTGAAGAAATCCTCGAGAGCACGGAGGGTTGA
- a CDS encoding ParB/RepB/Spo0J family partition protein — translation MEPLTNICSIANRRYEEVPIEKVKVINSRNRDKEQFEMNVESIEGVGLMKPIRVNDKFLDTTGFYELICGEGRLLAHKQLAKTHVPAEVVTCTRKEALLQSLIENIARTKPGSMDFARELKRLHDEGWEYKRIAQIACKSEHYIRDYIRLVEQGEERLIQGVENGIFPIKFAIQVSSTEDSQIQNVLMDAFDAGLVTTNNFGQARRIISARAKQSKKSPASRDYTVVQLRQDIAETTRVKTSYVREAKTKENRFMTLLSGVNMLFKDGGLVELLKQQQLDKRPELSGDFQFDPSANSEVSS, via the coding sequence ATGGAACCACTCACCAACATCTGCTCGATCGCCAACCGTAGGTACGAAGAGGTACCGATCGAGAAAGTGAAAGTCATCAATTCGCGGAATCGCGACAAAGAACAGTTCGAGATGAATGTCGAAAGTATCGAGGGCGTCGGGCTGATGAAGCCGATCCGGGTTAACGACAAGTTTCTCGACACGACCGGGTTTTACGAATTGATTTGCGGTGAGGGTCGGCTATTGGCCCACAAGCAGCTCGCCAAGACGCACGTTCCGGCCGAAGTCGTGACATGCACTCGGAAAGAGGCACTGCTGCAATCGCTGATCGAGAACATCGCCCGAACGAAACCGGGCAGTATGGATTTCGCTCGGGAGCTGAAGCGTTTGCACGACGAGGGTTGGGAATACAAACGGATCGCCCAGATCGCTTGTAAATCGGAACACTACATTCGTGACTACATCCGGTTGGTCGAACAGGGGGAAGAGCGTTTGATCCAAGGGGTCGAGAATGGCATTTTTCCGATCAAGTTCGCGATTCAGGTTTCGTCGACGGAGGATTCTCAGATCCAAAACGTTTTGATGGATGCGTTCGATGCGGGCCTGGTCACGACGAACAACTTTGGCCAAGCCCGGCGAATCATCTCGGCAAGGGCGAAGCAATCAAAGAAATCGCCGGCTAGCCGAGACTACACCGTTGTCCAATTACGACAGGACATCGCCGAGACAACGCGTGTAAAAACATCGTACGTCCGTGAGGCGAAAACGAAAGAGAACCGGTTTATGACGCTGTTGTCCGGCGTGAACATGCTGTTTAAGGACGGGGGACTGGTCGAGCTACTCAAACAGCAGCAGCTCGACAAGCGTCCGGAGCTTTCTGGCGACTTTCAATTTGATCCATCCGCCAATTCGGAGGTGTCATCATGA
- a CDS encoding DUF805 domain-containing protein, with translation MDIIKCPKCSVRVAIFADGTCPSCLTQLDGGKSSHSEVVPQTESGTTATDASFRETRDPSNAKTETQVDDRATHFDLLWILFSLRGRIPRSIFWAASVLGPLLFLVIWGIAISALGDSSIVGLVSLVLLFAFIWSALAVGVKRLHDLGMSGWWMILGFLPGIGQVFMSFYVGLQKGTRGPNRFGIDPLTLFDLNGRTRACT, from the coding sequence ATGGACATCATCAAGTGCCCAAAGTGCTCAGTTCGCGTCGCAATTTTCGCTGACGGAACGTGCCCAAGTTGCCTCACGCAACTTGATGGTGGTAAGTCGTCGCACAGTGAGGTGGTTCCGCAAACAGAGTCCGGCACGACGGCAACCGATGCGTCGTTTCGAGAAACAAGAGATCCTTCCAACGCAAAAACAGAAACGCAGGTAGACGATCGAGCAACACACTTCGATCTATTGTGGATACTCTTTTCCCTCCGCGGACGCATACCGCGAAGCATCTTTTGGGCCGCATCGGTATTGGGTCCGCTCCTTTTTCTTGTGATTTGGGGTATCGCGATTTCCGCTCTGGGTGATTCAAGTATTGTCGGTCTGGTAAGCCTTGTCTTGTTGTTCGCGTTTATCTGGAGTGCGCTGGCAGTTGGCGTCAAACGTTTGCATGATCTTGGCATGTCCGGGTGGTGGATGATACTTGGATTCTTGCCTGGCATTGGGCAGGTGTTCATGTCCTTTTACGTCGGTCTTCAAAAAGGAACGCGGGGACCCAACCGCTTCGGAATCGATCCACTAACCTTATTCGATTTGAATGGTCGTACCCGCGCTTGCACCTGA
- a CDS encoding RNA polymerase sigma factor, translating to MANSESTCWTMIDAAAGGSVADRETFAKLYWPAVAAYLKARWSGSPNAQYVSDAAQEVFVECFRTSGPLARVDQSRSGGFRPYLYGIARKVALRYESRQAASFHRRADEADLENIASDDTSFSIQFDRAWARTMMRRAAELQKEQAASAGEDAKRRIELLRLRFEEGRPIREIAVLWQEEPAKLHHQYAMARKEFSSALRQVVAFHSGGDSDATQQEVDLLLEILG from the coding sequence ATGGCAAATTCTGAAAGCACCTGCTGGACCATGATCGATGCCGCTGCTGGTGGAAGCGTGGCTGACCGCGAAACTTTTGCAAAGTTGTATTGGCCCGCCGTCGCTGCGTATTTGAAGGCTCGATGGTCTGGATCGCCAAACGCGCAGTACGTTAGTGATGCAGCTCAAGAGGTGTTCGTGGAGTGTTTTCGCACGTCTGGACCGCTGGCTCGTGTTGATCAAAGCAGATCAGGAGGCTTCCGACCGTATCTCTACGGTATAGCCAGAAAAGTCGCTCTGCGTTATGAATCGCGACAGGCCGCCTCGTTTCACCGCAGGGCAGACGAGGCGGATTTGGAGAACATTGCGTCTGACGACACCTCGTTCTCGATTCAGTTCGATCGCGCGTGGGCACGAACGATGATGCGGAGGGCGGCGGAGTTGCAGAAGGAACAAGCTGCATCTGCGGGCGAAGACGCGAAGCGACGTATTGAGCTGTTGCGTTTGCGTTTCGAAGAAGGACGACCCATACGCGAAATTGCTGTCTTGTGGCAGGAGGAGCCCGCCAAACTGCATCACCAGTACGCGATGGCTCGAAAGGAGTTTAGCTCGGCCCTGCGTCAGGTTGTCGCTTTTCATTCGGGTGGTGATTCCGACGCCACGCAGCAGGAGGTTGATCTGCTGCTAGAGATTTTGGGCTAA